DNA from Deinococcus sp. Leaf326:
AGACCTTGCACGTACACCGGGGCCCAGCGCTGCTGGGCTTGGTGGCGAAAACACGTGAGGAACGGAGAAAACCAAGTCGGGAAGTGTCGGCTCCACTGCGGGCGTCGGGAAGGCTTCAACAAGAAGGTCAGCATCGCAGATGCTGACCAAGACCCTCTCCCTGAATATTCCCCGAAGTACAGCTAGCAACTCCAGCGGCTGATATCCAGACGACTCAACCACCTGATAGTCAACCTGAGAGCAAACAACGAAATCCGTACGTTCTGTCTACCCCGCAATGTTATGCCGATAACGATGCAAATCCGCATCTTTCCCTTCAGGAGGAAGCAATGGGGCACTGTATATGCTCTTGGATATTGTCATGTCGAGAAGGGTAAACTGCTCAGCCCATTTTCTACGCTGAAACATACCTTGATGAGCTTATAGGGCTGAATACGCCCTGGCATCATCACGGCAGAGAATGCTATCCCCCATGTGGGGGGTAAAAATCTGTCTCCTCATCCCGTAGCACACCACATGGAATCACTACGTATGGCGTCCTAGCCGCTATTTCGTTGTATGCCACTTAAGTTTACGCTTCTCGAAGATCAACTTTTGTCAGAGCGTCCTAGCTAAGCTCAATGGAGTCACAACACATCCTCACTCTAGTGACTGAGCCACGACGTCGCGTCGGGGGCCCTTGCTATTCTACCGCGCTGGGACGATAAAAAAGGCCAGTACCTACCCACTCTGCTGTTAACGCTTAGTTAACGGGCCCCTAGATAGGGTGCTCTACAAAGACAGGAATCAGGGAAAACTTTCCCAAACATTCCTGTTCAAGGAGATGTCATGAAGAAAATCGCTTCTGCTGTCCTCACCGCTGCCCTGTGCTCCACCGCCTTCGCTGCCGGCACCGCTTCCACCCCTATTACGGTCAATGCCACCGTTCTGTCCTCCTGCACCTTCGATACGGGCGCCACCACAGCTGCCAGCTTTACCTATGACGCCATCGCCGGCACCAGCGGCGCCGTGAATGGCGCCGCGACTCTGTACTGCAACGCCGGCACCACGATCACCACCACCACCGCCGCCTCAGGGGCTCTGACGCTCACGAGCGCGAGCAAGACCGGCACCCTCAACGCAACCTACGCCCTGACCCAGGTGGCTGCCGCTGGGGCAGGCGCGGGCAGCTACGCCGGCGCCGACAAGCACACCTATACCCTCGCCGCCACCGCGGCCAGTGGCCAGTGGGCCGCGCCTACCGCGGCCGACTACACCACGACGCTCGACGTCAACGTCACGTTCTAAGCCCAGCGCCCTCTCAGGGGCCTGGGCATGCCCAGGCCCCTGTTCGGCTTCGATTCTCTGACCTGACGAAGGAGTCCCCATGCGCCGCACCCTGTTTCTCTCTCTGCTTGCGCCCACCCTGCTGGGTAGCGCCCTGGCCGCCAGCCCCGCCGTGACCTCCGTGACCGTTAACGCGACGGTCGACGACATCTGTGAGATCACCAGCCCGACAAGCATCGACTTTACCTACCAGGCGGCCAACCCGGATGCCGCCCAGGGCACAGCCTTAGTGCAGCTACGCTGCAACCAGGATACCGTGCCCTTCCTGGGCTACTGGGACAATACACAGTGGAAGGCAGACGGCAGCCTGGATTTGAAGAACGGCAACAATCTGCTGAACATCGTGCTAGCGACCGACGAAGACGCCACTCCTACCACAGGTGCGGCAGGGACGGGCAGCCACTACACCTACGGCGTGAGGGCAACCGCGAAGCCTGGACAGTGGGCGGCCTCGAATGGTGCTTACACAGCGGTCGTCGATTACTACATCGGCTGGTAAGCCCGCACGTCCTTCTCGCTCCCTGGAGTCCTGACATGAAAATTACTGCCCCCCTGCTGCTGCTCCCCCTCCTCCTCGCCGCCTGCGGCACGCAGAACGCCGCGCCGGCTGCAACGCATGCGAACGCCCTAGTCGCTCCAGGCCAGAC
Protein-coding regions in this window:
- a CDS encoding spore coat protein U domain-containing protein produces the protein MRRTLFLSLLAPTLLGSALAASPAVTSVTVNATVDDICEITSPTSIDFTYQAANPDAAQGTALVQLRCNQDTVPFLGYWDNTQWKADGSLDLKNGNNLLNIVLATDEDATPTTGAAGTGSHYTYGVRATAKPGQWAASNGAYTAVVDYYIGW